From Hymenobacter sediminicola:
AGTGGTGGATACAGCAGCGCTTTTCTCAGTGTCGGTGCCAGTGCTACGGCAGTTGCAGCGCTGGTCAGCTGCATAATTAATGAGTGCCTCACTTTAGCTCTGCTCCCTTATCTGGAGCACGTTGACTCAGTTGCAGTATGCGTATTCTACTTCTAGAAGATGAAGAGCCCGCCGCCCGCCAGATGCTCCGGTTTCTGGAGCAGGCAGGAGTAACAGCCGAAACGCCCCCTGTATTGCGGAGTGTGGAAAAGGCGCTGGTGTGGCTGCAAACCAATTCGATGCCGGACCTCATTTTTTCCGATATCGAGTTGCTGGATGGCAACGCTTTCACGCTGTACGAGCGGTTCCGCGTGACCTGTCCTATCATCTTCACGACTGCCTACGACCAGTTTTTGCTGCCAGCTTTCCGAGGAAACGGAATTGCTTATCTGCTCAAACCTTTTAGCTACGAGCAAGTGCAGGAAGCGCTGGAAAAGTATAAAGGGTTGCGTGCTAGTCTGGCGGGTGGTGCTTCCGCGCCGGCCGCGCTCAGCATGGAAGTGGTGGAGGAGTTGCGCACTGCCTTACGCCAGAATGCGCAGCCACACTATAAGCAGCGCTTTTCCGTGAGGATGCGCAACAGTTTCTATGTGCTGCAGACCCACGACATAGCGTATGTACAGGCCGATGAAGGTGTGACGTTTGCCGTGGATGCGGCCGGTACGCGGTACCCGCTCAGCGGTACACTGACGGAACTGGAACGCCAGTTAGATCCGGCGTGCTTTGGCCGTCTAAACCGCTCGGAGTTGGTGAACATAGCTTTTGTGGAGCGAGTGGAGCCGTACTTCAACAACCGCTTGGTGGTAAAGCTTAGGACCGGTGGTGCTACTCTCACCACCAGCGCAGCCCAGACTCCTGAGTTCCGGCGCTGGCTGGAAGGGTAGGAGCTACGGAAGCTGGCCAATACTCCGGCAGCTTCCGTTGGCCTAGCCTAGTTAGCGGCTGGAGTATCAGGGGCAGGGGCTGAAAGGTCGGGGCTAATTTTTACCTTGCGGCGCAATGGCCAGCACCGGCCATTACCCGTACCTGACAACTGTTCAACCCCATATTCTTCCTCATGAGCATTATCACCGAAATTCACGCCCGTCAGATTTTTGATTCGCGCGGCAACCCGACCGTGGAAGTGGACGTGACTACTGATAGCGGCACGGTAGGCCGCGCCGCCGTGCCTTCGGGCGCCAGCACCGGCAAGCACGAAGCCGTGGAACTGCGCGACGACGACAAGAGCAAGTACATGGGCAAAGGCGTGCTGCAAGCCGTTGAGAATGTAAACAGCAAAATTGCCGAAGAACTGATTGGCTTTTCAGTGTTCGAGCAGGGCTTGCTCGATAAAATCATGCTGGAGCTGGATGGCACGCCGAACAAAGCCAACCTGGGTGCCAATGCAATTCTAGGGGCTTCGCTGGCCATTGCCCGCGCCGCTGCACAGGAAGCTGGTATGCCACTGTACCGCTACGTAGGCGGCGTAAATGCCACTACGCTGCCCGTGCCGATGATGAACATCCTGAATGGTGGCTCGCACGCCGATAACAGCATCGACTTCCAGGAATTCATGATTATGCCCGTGGGCGCTCCTTCGTTCTCGGAGGCGCTGCGCTGGGGTACAGAAATCTTCCATCACCTCAAAAACGTGCTCAAAAAGCAGGGTTTCAGCACCAACGTAGGGGATGAAGGCGGTTTTGCTCCAAATATCAAATCCAACGAAGACGCCATCAAGATTGTGTTGCAGGCCATTGAAACGGCTGGCTACAAGCCCGGCGACGACGTGATGATTGCCATGGACGCGGCGGCTTCGGAGTTCTACTCCGATGGCCACTACCACTTCAAGAAGAGCACCGGCGACAAGCTGACTTCTTCGGAAATGGTGAGCTACTGGACTGACTGGACCAAGAAGTATCCCATCATCAGCATCGAGGATGGCATGGATGAGGACGACTGGAGCGGCTGGAAAAACCTCACTAACAGCATCGGCAGCACCACCCAACTGGTAGGCGACGACCTATTTGTGACCAACGTAAACCGCCTGCAGCGCGGCATCGATGAGCAGATTGCCAACGCCATCCTCATCAAGGTAAACCAGATTGGCACGCTCACCGAAACCATTGATGCCATCAACCTAGGCCGCCGCAACGGCTACAAGAGCATCATGAGTCACCGCTCGGGCGAAACCGAAGACAACACCATTGCCGACCTGGCCGTGGCCCTGAACACCGGCCAGATCAAGACCGGTTCGGCGTCGCGCTCCGACCGGATGGCTAAGTACAACCAGTTGCTTCGTATCGAGGAAGAGCTGGGAGAAGTAGCGTACTTCCCCGGCCGTAAGATGTAGGCATTTACTGCCCCTGTGTTATCAAAAAGCCCGTCCAAATTATCCTGGGCGGGCTTTTTGGCGCGGTGCTACCCGCACCCAGCAGCTAATGGGAAGCTGAAAAAGGCATCAATGATTTCTGGTTGCTCAATAAAATTTTGTCAGATCTTTGCCACGTGTTTGGCAGTTGTTTATTGATGTTACCCATGAAGAAATTACTACTCTTGTGCTGGCTGCTGGTCGGGCTCGTTGTTTCATTGAAGGCTCAGACCAGACCCGATTTGATAGTTGTCGCACCATTTTCCTTGCCCACTGTTGTGCAGGCCGGGGGTACTTATTCAATGTCGGCACATATCCGCGTCAACGGAAATCCGGGTGCAGGCGCACAGTTCAACTGCGTTGGCTACTATCTGTCTACTAACTCTACCTGGGATGCTACTGATGCCTATCTGGGCAGTAGTTGCCAGAGTCTGCTGATGGCCGGCCAGTCTGGGCCCACGTCTATAACGGCTATCATTCCTGCCCTGACGAGCCCCGGTGGCTACTATCTGGTACTTGTGGCCGATCCTCTGAATGCCGAGCTGGAATCAGATGAGACCAACAATGTGGTGACGTTTCCGGTACAGGTAGCTGCGGGAAGCCCGGCGTTACCGGACCTGGAATTGTGGCGGCCTTCTATTTCCTTCAGTACTGTGCCGGCCGGCGGTAATACAGGTGCCTTTTCTTTCATTTTTAACCGGGGTGCTGGTGCTGCCAGTGCATATGAAGTAGGCTTTTATTTGTCGGCAGACACTGTGTTTTCGGCGAGTACGGATGTATTTATGGGGCAGATTACGGGCGGTAGCCTACCTGGGGCCCTCAATGGGTCAACGGGTGCTGGTACAATCTTTTCAGCCCCTTTGCTGGCTGTACCTGCCACTACGGTGCCCGGCAACTATTATCTGCTGCTGGTTATAGACCCACGCAACCAGATAGCCGAATCGAACGAGAATAATAACTCACGTGCTCTGCGCCTGATAGTGGCCGGCGCTTTGTCTGCTACGGCTGCTACGTCGTCCGATGATGCCTTACTGATATATCCTAATCCTGTAGCCCGAGGCAATAGCTTAATAATCCATACCGGAGCAGCCGGACAGGCAGCTAAGCTGACGCTGGTTGATGCTATGGGACGAGCAGTAGTGCAGCAAACGCTACGACCGACTCAAACCGAAACCTCTATCGACACCCAAAACCTGCCGGCTGGCATCTATCTGGTGCGGATGACTGTAGCAGGCGCAGAGGTTACACGCCGCGTCCTCATAAATTAAGTCGAAGCCTAAAACGGTACTTCACCTTTGAGTGAACGGCTTACGGTAGAGACCTGCCAACGGCTGCCAAAAACAGCGTCATTCATTGAGCTACATTCTTATCTTTGGCTATGCAACTCACTGACCTAACCGCCCGTGTGCCACGCTTTCTGCGCAGCTTCTATTTCTACACCGGCATGGGATTTCTGGTCTGGATGTTCCTCTTCGACGCCAACGACTTCGTGAAGCAGTACGATATGTACGCTAAGTGGCAGGAGCTGCAAACCGAGAAACAATACTACCTCGACAACATTGAGGTGGTGAAGCGTGAGCGAGCCGAGTTGCTCAGCAGCCCCGAACTATTGGAGAAGTTTGCCCGCGAAAAATACATCATGAAGCGCCCCGGCGAAGATGTTTTCGTGCTGGTACCACAGCAGGAAAACTAAGGATACTTCGTGGCTGCACCCACTGTGGCGTCAGATTTGCCGTAAGCAGATCATGCCGCAATTCCACCCCCATTGGCTTCGTTCCCCTTCCGGTTTGAGTGTAGCTCGTCGGCTGGTACTAGTCTGCCTTCTGCTCTGCCTACCGTTATCCGGAGCTTTTGCCCAGAAATCACCTTCGCAAGTACAGGTGGCACGCCAGTTTCTGTTGGCGGTGCTGGCCGGCAACTATCCGGCTGCCTATGCACTTTTGGCTCCCGAAGTAAGCGCTGCCGTACCGCTGGCACAGTTTCAAGCGGCAGCGCAGCCGTTGCAGCAGCAGGGCCTACAGCGCCAGCGTACCATCGACCTGTACAAGCTGGGTTACCGCATCAGTGACAACACTACAACCCGCTCTTTCGTGGCCTTTATGTTCCGGAGCGACACGCTGCTACCGCGCCCACAGGTGCAGCTTGATGTAACGTTCCGCGACAGTACGGCTCGGCAGGTTCTCAGCTTTGGGCTGGTTCCGGCCCCGCAATCGGTGAAATAGAAGGCTACTGTACCCTCAAGCCTGTTTCTGCAGGCTGCTGGTAAAAGGCTAAGTAGGCCAGGAAATTTTGCCCATGCTGACGGCCGGTACCCGCTGCCTGCCTGCTCCAATACTGATGGGCTGTCCCGCCACGGCTTCGTTGGCCAGCACGGCAAACAGTATGGCCTCTTTAGCGTCGGGCAGTATGCCCAATACATCTGTAGTAGCGAAGCGGCAGGCTGGCAGATGGCGCGCCAAAGCAGCCCGCAGCACAGTGTTATGCGCGCCGCCACCGCTGGTGTACACGGCCAGGGCCGGCTGAGGCCCGAATACTTGCTGTGCTGCCCGCGCTACTCCAATGGCACTTAGTTCGGCCAGAGTAGCCAGTAGATCTTCAATGCCCAGCGCCTGAGTGCCAGTGTATTCCTGTGCTTGCCGTAGATAAGTGGCGCCAAACAGTTCAGGCCCGGTGGTTTTGGGCAAGGGGGCCGCAAAAAACGGATGCTCTAGCAGCGCAGCTAATAGTGCGCTGTGTATAGTTCCGGCTGCTGCCAGACGGCCATCCTCATCGTAAGCAAGGTTTGGATAGTGGGCGCGCACCGTAGCATCCAATAGCGTGTTGCCGGGGCCAGTGTCGGTGCTGAAAGCAGTGCTGCTGTCTTGGCCGGTGCGGGGCAAGTAGGTGAAGTTGGCAATACCGCCCAGGTTGAGCAGCAGCCGCTCCTCTTCAGCACTGCTGAGGAGCAGGTAGTCGCCGTAGGCAGCTAGCGGAGCACCTTCTCCGCCGGCTGCAATATGCTTTTGCCGAAAGTCGCTGAGAGTGATAATACCGGTGCGTACGGCCAGTTGGTCGCCGTCGCCAAGCTGCAGAGTGGCATCCTGCCCCAGAAAATCAGGGTGCTGATGCTGATGTGCCGGCGCATGGTAAACGGTTTGGCCATGGCTAGCCAGCAGATCTACTTCGGAGGGCTCTACTCGCCACTGGCGCAAACAATCCAGAACCATATCGGCGTGCAAACGGCCCAGCCACGGATTCAACAGGGTCAGGTACTCCAAACTGACCTGTCCTGTTCCGCCCCCCGCAAACACCTGTCGGACGCGGCGCCGAACATCCTCATCGTACGGCACCGTTGCAAACTGCTCCAGTTCCAGCCGAGTGGCTGGCCCGTGCCCGTATAGCCGGCACAGCACCACGTCCAAGCCGTCCAGTGAGGTACCCGACATCAAGCCGATAATGCGGCGACTAGGCTGCTGGGCAATATGATGTAGGCGAGCAAGTGCTGGATTCATGTTATTTGTGCCGTTTACAACTACTGCAGAGTGGATTATCAAGCCAAAAACGTTTTTTGTACCGTTTATTACTACAGGCTCGGCAATGGCAGCGGGGAATTAACTACCGTAAATAAAGCAAAAATGCCCTACCACGCGTTGGTAGGGCATTTCGGAAGGTATTGTGCGAAGTGCTCAACGGCTACAGAGTAAGCCAACGTGACTACTCGATTTTTTTGCCGGTCATGGCCTGCTTGATGGAGATGTTCATTACCCGTTCGGCGTAAGGGCTGGTCAGGGCCTCCAGTTCATCTACCGCCTTGAGGATCGTGTCTTTATCTTTCGTCTCGAGCGACTCGCGCAGGAGTTGAGTAGCCGCCGCCGTATGCGTGATTTCGTCTTCGGTGAGATGCTGGTGGTTTTTTTCCACAAAACGCTCCACCTGATAAATCATCTGCTCTGCCACGGTACGGGCCTCAATCACCATGCGTGCCGCTACGTCTTCGCGGGCGTGCGTGAGGGAATCCATCAGCATTTGCTCTACTTGCTCATCAGTAAGGCCATACTGCGGCTTTATTTCGACGGAAGTACGGGTGTTGGAGCGCAGTTCGACGGCTTCTACTTTCAAAATGCCATCGGCATTCAGAATGAAGTTTACATCGACTTTGGGAAGGCCGGCCGGCATGGCTGGGATACCGCGCAGGTCAAATTCAGCCAGTTTGCGGTTTTCCTGCACCAAGTCCCGCTCACCCTGATACACCGAGATTTTCAGGTTCACTTGCCCGTCTATACTGGTGGTGTACTGGCGGCCAGCTTTGGTCGGGATTTTGGAGTTGCGCGGGATGATGGGGTCCATCAGGCCGCCCAGGGTTTCAATGCCCAGCGTTAGGGGCGTCACGTCGAGCAGGAGCACGTCGCGGCGGTTGCCGGCCAGTATGTCGGCCTGGATGGCGGCACCAAGGGCTACCACTTCATCGGGGTTGAGCGAGTTGTTGGCGGGCTGCTGGAAAAACGCCGACACCGAATCGTATACCAGAGGCACCCGGGTGGAGCCTCCTACCAGCAGCACCGCATCAAGGTCGGCAGGAGTGAGCTTGGCATCAGCCATGGCCCGGCGGCAGGAATCTATGGTGCGTGCTACCAGAGGGTCGGCCAACTCATTGAACTTCGCCTTGCTGAGCGGGAGCAGCGTGCCCTCGAAATCGGCTTCGAAGGATTCGTTCTGGCTGAGCTGTACTTTGGCTTCCTCCGCCAGCAGGCGTAGTTGCTGCTGCGTCTCGGGGCTCTGGTACAGCAGCGTGGAGAGCTGGTATTCGGTAGCCCAGTATTCGTAGATGGCGTAGTCGAGGTCGTCGCCGCCGAGGTATGTATCGCCGTTGGTACTCAGTACCTCGAAGATGCCCTGCTGAATGCGCAGGATGCTTACGTCGAACGTGCCGCCGCCCAGATCGTACACGGCCACGGTTTTTTCCTCGTCAGGCGAAAGGCCAATGCCGTAGGCCAAAGCCGCTGCCGTCGGCTCGTTCACGATGCGCAGCACCTCTAGGCCGGCTAGGCGGCCCGCGTCGCGGGTGGCCTGCCGCTGGGAATCATTGAAGTACGCTGGCACCGTAATAACGGCTTTGTTGACGGGCGTTTTGAGGGCGTGCTCGGCGCGGGCGCGCAACTCCCGCAGAATCTCCGCCGACAGCTCGATGGGAGAATAGAACTTGTCGCCAACCCGGATTTTAACCAAGCCTTCAGAGTTGTCATCGATGACTTTGTAGCCCAGCTCGCGGGCATGCTCGCCGAGGTCCTTGTAGCTTTTGCCCAGCAGGCGCTTCACCGAATAAATGGTGTTTTCAGAGTCGGTGAGCAGGTATTGCTTGGCTTCAGTGCCGACTATCGGCGTTTCGCCGCCCTGCGGAAAATGCACCACCGATGGCACGATGGTGCCGCGCCCCTGGTCGTTGATGGCGCGGGGCTGGCGGGTATCGGGCTGAATGTAGGCTACCAGCGAATTGGTGGTGCCTAGGTCGATGCCAACGATGATTTCTTCCTGCTGTATGCTCCCCGTGGAGAGGTTAATTGCGACTTTGGCCATAGCGAAAAGGCAGCGTACCGACGAGCGGCGCGCGGTGAGCGAAACGAATGTGGAAGGGCATAACCACCCAGATCCGCAAAGGGCACAAAAGTAACGAAGAAAACCCGGCCACGGCCGCCGATAAAAGGTGTGGTTTTTTATCGGCTGCTGCTCTCTCCTGAGTACCTTGCCAGCATGCGTATGCTTGTTGGGAAAATGCGGGGCATGCTGTGGCAACTGGTAGCCGGACTACTAGTAGGGCTCGGCCTGAGCGGGTGCCACGCTTCTGCTTCCGAAACCAAGGCCTTACCGGCTGCTATAGTTTCTGCTCCTAATACCGCTCAAACCCAGTCAGGAGTAGCCGTAGTGCCCGACTCGTTGCGCCTGACACCTATAGTGCCTCTGGCCAACGTTTCGGATTCGCTGCATCAGGCTGTGCAGCAATTGCGCGCCAAACTAGGGCCTGAGGCCGCTGAGTTGCGCCTGGAGGTGCTGGAGCGGGCCTGCGTAGGCTACCTGACGCTGCGCCAGGCCCGAAAAATCAGCCAACCTGGCATCCTGGCTGTGGCCGATATGGATTTGCCTTCCTCTGAGAAGCGTTTGTGGGTACTGGATTTGCAGAAAGGCGAAGTGCTGCACCGAAGCCATGTGGCCCACGGGCGAGGCTCGGGCAAGCTACGCGCCCACCGCTTCTCCAACGTTATGAAATCGGCGTGCACAGCGCTGGGCTTCTACCGCACGCAGGACACCTATGGCGGCAAGCACGGCCTCTCGCGCCGCCTCCGCGGCCTCGACGCAGGCCAGAACGACAACGCCCTGCGCCGCTATGTGGTGCTGCACGCCGCCGACTACGTGAGCCGCCAGCACCTGCAGCGCCACGGCCAGGCCGGTTATAGCCGCGGCTGCCCCGCCCTACCCCCCGACCAGTACCGCGCCATTATCCGCACGGTGGGGGAGGGTGGCTGCCTCTACCTCAGCGGCCCCGGTTTGGAATCAAAGTGGCTGGATGCCGCCGCCGCCGCCCGGCAATTGGCAGCGCGAGGGTGGCGGTAATTCATTTTATCAAGGTATAGCAAGATGCGTACTAGGTATAAAACCAGTATCCTGTTGTTCTGTGGCACTGTCGTCGCCATCCTCATCGACTTTACATTGTTCATGCCGGCCCGCCTCGACGATGCCAGTTGGGAAGCCTATAGCGGGCGTGATTTCACTATAGTGCACGAAGACCCTCTGTCGACTGCAAAAACAAGTAGACACGGACGGTTGATACAGCTACTCCGGACCGGCCAGCAATTCACAATCCTGTACTGCCTTGGGGGGCATGTCTGGCTAAGAAATGACAGTACCCGAGAGGTAGCGCATTACACAGAGTTATAATCTTCTCAGGAAGTGCTCTGGTGATTGAAAAAAAAGAGGCTCCCTATAACAGGGAGCCTCTTTTTGTGCCTTTATGCAATAAAGTTGATAACCTACTTCACTACCACTTTGCGGCTCAGGTGCAGTTCGGGCACATTCAGCAGGTACACGCCGGCCGGAAGGGCGCGAGTTACGCGCAGGCGCTGCTCGGTGGAGCCGGGGTACAGGCGCACCGACTGCTCGTGCACCGGGCGGCCCAGCAGGTCAACCAGCCGGAGTGTAGCCATCAGTTCCTTCGGCGACTGCAGCACCACATCAATCCGGTCAGAATTGGTGGGGTTGGGGTATACCATCAGGTCGGCGCTAGCCAGAGCCGACTGCGCTGTGGCAGCCAGCGTGCTGGCTTCGCGCAGGGCAGTAGAGGTCAGCACAGCAGGAGCCGTATAGGTGGCTTTGATGAAGGCTCGCTGACCAGGATTGGCTGCTACGGAGTTTTTAGCCCGTAACGTAATCCAGCCGGTAGCGGTAGGGGTGTAGGTTCCGGTGAGGTTGCCGGTGCCGGTTCTGCTAGTCAGAATGGTGCTTGTACCACTCACCAGCTCCACCGTGAGGCTGCGGGTGGCATCCGTCGGGAACAGGGTGTAGGTAACCGCTTTGCCTGACTCCACATAAATGCGGCCCGCCGTGCGGTAAGCTGTAGAAGAAGCCGGTAGCTGCCCGCCCTGCTTCAAGGACGACGCATGTGAGTCGCCGAGGTCATCGGCCAGTTCCCATTCCTGGGTGGTGGCCATGGCGGCGCGGGTATAGTTGGTGCCGATGCCAGTAGGAGCCCATACTGAGTAGCCACGGCGGCCGCCAGTGGCTGTGCCGTTACAGGGAGGTGTATTGATAGTTACGGTCTGCGAGCCGCTTACTGTCACAGTAGCCGTGCCATTGGCGCCCGAGTAGTCCTTCAGCACTGTGCCAGGCGCGAAATCACACGAAACCGTGCTGTTCTGCCAAGTCGAGAAGTTGTCGTTGATGCCAATGAGGGCCTTGGTGCTACGCTCAATTACGAGGTGGTCGGCGGCTTGCCAGCGCACTTTGTAGGCACCATCCTTGAAACGCAGGTTTTGGTGGCACCAGATCAGGTTTTCGATGTCGGAACGCTGAGGCAGATCCGTGGCGCTGGTAGGCTGGTGGGAATACCGCTTGCCCGTGTTGCCGATGTTAAACAGGTCTTCAAAAAAAATCTGTGGCGAGCCGTCAACAGCTAGAGCGGCGGCATACGTAGCCGACAGCCGCGGATCGAATGGGTCGATGTGTGGGGCCAGTTCCGAACCCGTGTTCCAGCCGGTGTAGTTGCCGGTACTGCTCACTTGAGGTCGGAAGGTGTCGTGGTTGTTCACGAAGGGTACCGTGCGGTGCACGTACTGCCCATTGATCTGCACCACGCGTGTGCCTTGCTGGTAGCTGGGTAACGAGCCCAGATCAAAGTTGCCACCTCCGCTCACAATGCTGTATAAGCCGTTGCGCAACGAAAAATCGAAGGTGCCGGCGCGGTTCTGCACATTACTTACCCAGCCGTCCATCTGCCCCGAGGAACCTACCCATTCGCCCACGGCGTACATGGTGGCGCCGCCATTTGCCCAGCCGGAGTTGCTCTGCATGTTGTAGAGAAAATCTTCCATGGCAAAGTCGGGGAAATGCTTCACGGCATCTAGGCGTACGCCATCAAAGCCTTCCTGCTTCTTGTACCACACCAGCCAGTTGCGCACGTTGTTGCGCATGTAGTCGGCGCTCTGGGCCGGGTTGAAAGTGGCATTGGAGCTTTGGCCATACGAGCCGCTGTAGTAGCTCACGTCGGGCCCGAAGTACACCGCATTCCAGTCGCCGGAGGTGGAGTTGTTGCCGGGGTTTGGGTTGAAGTTCTGCCAGTTTTTGGGGAAGCGGCCATTGCGGGCTAAGTAATTAGCTGCGGTTTCATCAGTGGCAGGCTTGCTGTAGCTCACATACCGGAAGTTTTTGTATTTGCTGGTCGAGCCATCTTCCCAGGCCGCTGGGTCCTGGCCGCCCGCACCGCTCTGGGAGCCGGCGCCATCATTATGATTCAGTACAATGTCCTGCACTACCTCGATGCCGTTGGCATGCAGCACCGCCACGGCCCGCAGTAGTTCATCTTTGTTGCCAAGGCGGGTGGCCGTGAAGCCCTTTTGGTACTTATCCCCTAGGTCGTAGTTGTCGAAGGGAGAGTAGCCGTTGCCTTGGTTACCGTTTTTGATGCTCGGCGGCAGCCACACGGCATCAATGCCCATTGCTTTCAGGCGCGGAGCCAGCAGCGCAATGTAGTTGGCCCAGCCATTGGGGTAGTTGGTGTTCCAATAGTCCCACCAGTAGCCTTGAAGCACTACTTTTTGGGCTTTGGCAGGTTGGCCGCCCAGAACCAGAAGGGCAGCCGCAGCCAGGGTGAGCTTGCGCCACCAGGAGTTTGTACCGTTGTACATGAGAGAATGTGGGAATTGGTTGGAAAGAAAAACGACGACTATTCTTCGCCGAAAGGAGCGGATTATAGGATTACAAAGTCGATAAATAAATGGTAAAATATTGATGGTGTATTAGCTAGTTATGGTTCTGCTTTTGCCAGTTTTCCAGGTGGCAAGGAATTTATATAGCGAAATCGGCATTATATTAGATATCAGCTAACGGGGTTCCGATGTATCTGGAATGGTCCGGTTCCCGTAAGACCACACGTAACACGGCTACTCATCCGAGCGGCCGTTTATCTGCAACCGAAACTGACTTGTGTCGATGGAAAATCAGAGTGTAGTTCATCGCCTGCGGCTGAAGCGCCGGGCGCGCCGTATGGCTCGTCGTATATTGCCTTTCGTCGCGTCGTTGTTTATGGCCACACCGCTGGCCGCGCCGGTTGTCAACAGCAAGGCCAATGCGGCTAGCATGTCGAATGCCCTGCCGTCGGCTAAAAGCCTGCAGGCTGCTTTCTTCAGTCAGCAACTGCATGATATGTACCGCGACCTGAATGTGGAAGCACAGGGCCTGCGCTACGAAGTATTTGAAAAAGCCATGACCGGCTATCTGAATCTGCAGCACGACGGCCAGCTTTCCGATGATAAGCAGTTGCTGACGGTAGTTGACTTTGAGTTGCCTAGCACCGAAAAGCGCCTGTGGGTGCTTGATCTGGAAGCTAAGCAGGTCAAGTTCCACACGCTGGTAGCACACGGCCACAACTCCGGGGAGAATGTAGCCACCAACTTCTCTAACCAGAACGAGTCGAACATGAGTAGCCTGGGCTTCTATGTGACGCAGGGCGAATACGTTGGTAAGCACGGACGCTCACTCAAGCTCAATGGCGTAGACGAAGGCTATAACACCAATGCACTGGCTCGTTCTGTGGTCATGCACGGTGCCGATTACGTGAGTGAGGAGTTCATCCAGCAGTATGGTCGCCTGGGCCGTAGCCTCGGGTGCCCGGCCTTGCCCATGGATCAGAAGGACGAAATCATTGAAGCTGTAAACGGCGGCACCTGCCTGTTTTTGAACGGCCCCGACCAATCCTACTCCTCGAAGTATTTGGACGAGGACGTAGCCATGAACACATTGCTGTCGGCCAATAGCTAACAGCCGTTCATAAAGAATAAAAAAAGGCCCGCTGACATGATTTGTCAGCGGGCCTTTTTCTGTTTGGGGTATCAAGAAGGGCCTTAAAGTTTCACTCCGAATTTGTTGCCCACCGTTTCCAGGTCTTTAAGTACTGGCTCCAGCAACGGAATGCCTTCCAGCAGTCGTACGGCAGAGGTTTCACGCTCCGGGTCACCGGGAATAAGCACGTGGCGACCTTCTACTGCCTGCGCGGCCCGGAACGTAGCAATCCAATTGTCCATGTGCGCCTTAAACTCGTCAGCCGGGCGGAAGGCATCCACGCGCATAGCCCCGAAAAAGTGGCCCAGACCCTGGCCCACGGGGTTCTCGGAAGGCTGTAGGAAGACTACGAATGGCGGCACCCATGGTCCGTAGTTCGCGCCACTCAGCACGGCGGAGAATATGTCTACCACCGCGCCCAAGCCATAGCCTTTATGCGAGCCAGTAGCGCCGCCGAGCGGTAGCAGCGCACCACCGTTTTTCACGGCGTTA
This genomic window contains:
- a CDS encoding LytR/AlgR family response regulator transcription factor, with product MRILLLEDEEPAARQMLRFLEQAGVTAETPPVLRSVEKALVWLQTNSMPDLIFSDIELLDGNAFTLYERFRVTCPIIFTTAYDQFLLPAFRGNGIAYLLKPFSYEQVQEALEKYKGLRASLAGGASAPAALSMEVVEELRTALRQNAQPHYKQRFSVRMRNSFYVLQTHDIAYVQADEGVTFAVDAAGTRYPLSGTLTELERQLDPACFGRLNRSELVNIAFVERVEPYFNNRLVVKLRTGGATLTTSAAQTPEFRRWLEG
- the eno gene encoding phosphopyruvate hydratase, which encodes MSIITEIHARQIFDSRGNPTVEVDVTTDSGTVGRAAVPSGASTGKHEAVELRDDDKSKYMGKGVLQAVENVNSKIAEELIGFSVFEQGLLDKIMLELDGTPNKANLGANAILGASLAIARAAAQEAGMPLYRYVGGVNATTLPVPMMNILNGGSHADNSIDFQEFMIMPVGAPSFSEALRWGTEIFHHLKNVLKKQGFSTNVGDEGGFAPNIKSNEDAIKIVLQAIETAGYKPGDDVMIAMDAAASEFYSDGHYHFKKSTGDKLTSSEMVSYWTDWTKKYPIISIEDGMDEDDWSGWKNLTNSIGSTTQLVGDDLFVTNVNRLQRGIDEQIANAILIKVNQIGTLTETIDAINLGRRNGYKSIMSHRSGETEDNTIADLAVALNTGQIKTGSASRSDRMAKYNQLLRIEEELGEVAYFPGRKM
- a CDS encoding CARDB domain-containing protein, producing MSAHIRVNGNPGAGAQFNCVGYYLSTNSTWDATDAYLGSSCQSLLMAGQSGPTSITAIIPALTSPGGYYLVLVADPLNAELESDETNNVVTFPVQVAAGSPALPDLELWRPSISFSTVPAGGNTGAFSFIFNRGAGAASAYEVGFYLSADTVFSASTDVFMGQITGGSLPGALNGSTGAGTIFSAPLLAVPATTVPGNYYLLLVIDPRNQIAESNENNNSRALRLIVAGALSATAATSSDDALLIYPNPVARGNSLIIHTGAAGQAAKLTLVDAMGRAVVQQTLRPTQTETSIDTQNLPAGIYLVRMTVAGAEVTRRVLIN
- a CDS encoding FtsB family cell division protein, producing the protein MQLTDLTARVPRFLRSFYFYTGMGFLVWMFLFDANDFVKQYDMYAKWQELQTEKQYYLDNIEVVKRERAELLSSPELLEKFAREKYIMKRPGEDVFVLVPQQEN
- a CDS encoding anhydro-N-acetylmuramic acid kinase, whose product is MNPALARLHHIAQQPSRRIIGLMSGTSLDGLDVVLCRLYGHGPATRLELEQFATVPYDEDVRRRVRQVFAGGGTGQVSLEYLTLLNPWLGRLHADMVLDCLRQWRVEPSEVDLLASHGQTVYHAPAHQHQHPDFLGQDATLQLGDGDQLAVRTGIITLSDFRQKHIAAGGEGAPLAAYGDYLLLSSAEEERLLLNLGGIANFTYLPRTGQDSSTAFSTDTGPGNTLLDATVRAHYPNLAYDEDGRLAAAGTIHSALLAALLEHPFFAAPLPKTTGPELFGATYLRQAQEYTGTQALGIEDLLATLAELSAIGVARAAQQVFGPQPALAVYTSGGGAHNTVLRAALARHLPACRFATTDVLGILPDAKEAILFAVLANEAVAGQPISIGAGRQRVPAVSMGKISWPT
- the hscA gene encoding Fe-S protein assembly chaperone HscA; the protein is MAKVAINLSTGSIQQEEIIVGIDLGTTNSLVAYIQPDTRQPRAINDQGRGTIVPSVVHFPQGGETPIVGTEAKQYLLTDSENTIYSVKRLLGKSYKDLGEHARELGYKVIDDNSEGLVKIRVGDKFYSPIELSAEILRELRARAEHALKTPVNKAVITVPAYFNDSQRQATRDAGRLAGLEVLRIVNEPTAAALAYGIGLSPDEEKTVAVYDLGGGTFDVSILRIQQGIFEVLSTNGDTYLGGDDLDYAIYEYWATEYQLSTLLYQSPETQQQLRLLAEEAKVQLSQNESFEADFEGTLLPLSKAKFNELADPLVARTIDSCRRAMADAKLTPADLDAVLLVGGSTRVPLVYDSVSAFFQQPANNSLNPDEVVALGAAIQADILAGNRRDVLLLDVTPLTLGIETLGGLMDPIIPRNSKIPTKAGRQYTTSIDGQVNLKISVYQGERDLVQENRKLAEFDLRGIPAMPAGLPKVDVNFILNADGILKVEAVELRSNTRTSVEIKPQYGLTDEQVEQMLMDSLTHAREDVAARMVIEARTVAEQMIYQVERFVEKNHQHLTEDEITHTAAATQLLRESLETKDKDTILKAVDELEALTSPYAERVMNISIKQAMTGKKIE